Proteins encoded together in one Chitinophaga sp. LS1 window:
- the idi gene encoding isopentenyl-diphosphate Delta-isomerase, which produces MEAQVILVNEQDEVTGVMEKMEAHRKGLLHRAFSVFIRNDAGDMLLHQRALDKYHSGGLWTNACCSHPMPGETVTQAAHRRLTEEMGFDCPLSELFQFTYRTDFDNGLIEHEYDHVLMGTYNGTINPNPQEVNDHRFISVETITRLLQEQPAQFTSWFKLAFPKVIEHLGK; this is translated from the coding sequence ACAGGATGAAGTGACGGGGGTAATGGAGAAGATGGAAGCACATCGGAAAGGACTATTACATAGGGCGTTTTCTGTATTTATCAGGAACGATGCCGGAGACATGCTGTTACATCAGCGTGCACTTGATAAGTATCATTCAGGTGGATTATGGACCAACGCATGCTGTAGCCATCCTATGCCAGGAGAAACAGTTACACAGGCAGCCCACAGACGATTAACAGAAGAAATGGGCTTCGACTGCCCGTTGTCCGAATTGTTTCAGTTTACCTACCGTACAGATTTTGATAATGGTCTGATTGAGCATGAGTATGACCATGTACTCATGGGGACATATAACGGTACAATTAACCCGAACCCACAGGAAGTAAACGACCATCGGTTTATATCCGTAGAAACAATAACCCGGTTGTTGCAGGAACAACCCGCACAGTTTACCAGCTGGTTTAAGCTGGCTTTTCCAAAAGTTATTGAGCATCTGGGCAAATAA
- a CDS encoding (-)-gamma-cadinene synthase → MPTIIMPRIVYPFPSFINQHVEAAHAQNLAFVTQFGLVNSPEGIAKFNKARFAWLAARAFPYAALHELCVIANFNTWLFMLDDQCDEAQLGKKAVYLESVTDSFMQIIRNNTPVDSILGRSFADIWDRMQALGSPGWQLRFIRSMEEYFTSCHWEAGNRAANVTPTVAEYVTMRPYTGALFADVEAIEIIEKVYLPSEILQHFIVQRLVLACNNIVCWSNDIFSCAKEAKQGDVHNLVLVLRHERQLSLQEAVDETARMHNEEVKLFTALEKLVPSFGEVMDKELERFIMILRSWITANYDWSFYDTGRYQVREVEIAH, encoded by the coding sequence ATGCCAACGATCATTATGCCACGGATAGTTTATCCGTTTCCCTCATTTATTAACCAGCATGTAGAAGCTGCACACGCCCAGAACCTGGCCTTTGTTACTCAGTTCGGTCTTGTCAATTCGCCGGAAGGCATTGCTAAATTTAATAAAGCACGCTTTGCATGGCTGGCAGCAAGGGCTTTTCCGTATGCAGCCCTACATGAGCTTTGTGTGATCGCCAACTTTAATACCTGGCTTTTTATGCTCGACGACCAGTGTGATGAAGCACAACTGGGTAAGAAAGCGGTATACCTGGAGAGCGTGACGGACAGTTTTATGCAAATCATACGTAATAATACGCCAGTGGATAGTATCCTCGGCCGCAGTTTTGCAGATATCTGGGACCGCATGCAGGCATTAGGTTCTCCGGGCTGGCAATTACGGTTTATCAGGAGTATGGAAGAATACTTTACTTCCTGCCATTGGGAGGCCGGTAACCGCGCCGCCAATGTTACGCCGACTGTGGCAGAATACGTGACTATGCGCCCTTATACCGGGGCACTGTTTGCAGATGTGGAGGCCATTGAAATCATCGAAAAAGTTTACCTCCCTTCTGAAATTCTGCAACATTTTATTGTGCAGAGATTGGTTTTAGCTTGTAATAATATTGTATGTTGGAGCAACGACATCTTCTCCTGCGCCAAGGAAGCAAAACAGGGTGATGTGCACAACCTCGTGCTTGTATTACGGCATGAGCGGCAGTTATCTCTGCAGGAAGCAGTAGATGAAACTGCACGTATGCACAATGAAGAGGTGAAACTGTTCACAGCACTCGAAAAACTGGTTCCGTCTTTTGGAGAAGTGATGGATAAGGAACTGGAAAGGTTTATCATGATCCTGCGGTCGTGGATCACCGCAAATTATGACTGGAGTTTTTATGATACAGGAAGGTACCAGGTAAGAGAGGTTGAAATCGCGCATTAG
- a CDS encoding sodium/sugar symporter has protein sequence MKHLQQLDYIVFLIYFVIVASYGYWIYSRKKSAMASSKDFFLAEGSLTWWAIGASLIASNISAEHFIGMSGSGFALGLAISTYEWMSAATLIIVAVFFIPVYLKNRIYTMPQFLLQRYNSTVSTIMAVFWLLVYVFVNLTSIIYLGALAISAISGIDFYWCIFGLALFAVVVTLGGMKVIGYTDVIQVIVLIVGGLATTYLALHMVSRHFGYGDDIFKGLSLIKEKADTHFHMIFPSTHPYYKDLPGLSVLIGGMWVNNLNYWGCNQYIIQRTLGADLKTARSGILFAAFLKLLIPVIAVLPGIAAYVLYQNGVFGAELHDAAGALKPDQAYPTLLNLLPAGLKGLAFAALTAAVVASLAGKANSISTIFSLDIYHKFFKKDATEKELVKVGRYVVVVAMLIAAMVAPALRTLDQAYQFIQEYVGFIAPGVLAIFLLGLYWKRTTTRAAMAGALLTIPLSALLKFLPVWTGGAFPDFPFLDRMSIVFGLLIVIMLILTYTEENSKYQQPVIIVDKKLFKASPAFVVGSVIIMGILTALYTVFW, from the coding sequence ATGAAGCATTTACAGCAACTCGATTATATCGTCTTCCTAATTTATTTTGTGATAGTAGCAAGTTACGGCTACTGGATCTACAGTCGCAAGAAGTCTGCCATGGCGAGTTCCAAAGACTTCTTTTTGGCAGAAGGATCATTGACATGGTGGGCTATCGGAGCTTCACTGATCGCGTCCAATATCAGTGCAGAGCACTTTATCGGAATGTCCGGGTCAGGGTTTGCACTGGGATTGGCAATATCCACTTATGAATGGATGAGTGCCGCCACGCTCATTATTGTCGCAGTGTTTTTTATACCCGTGTACCTGAAAAACAGGATTTACACCATGCCACAGTTTTTATTACAGCGGTACAATTCCACGGTGAGTACCATCATGGCTGTGTTCTGGTTGCTGGTGTATGTGTTTGTCAACCTAACTTCTATTATTTATTTAGGTGCACTGGCCATCTCTGCGATATCCGGGATCGATTTTTACTGGTGTATTTTCGGACTGGCGCTATTTGCCGTAGTCGTGACTTTGGGCGGTATGAAGGTGATCGGCTATACGGATGTGATACAGGTGATCGTGCTGATCGTGGGTGGTCTGGCTACGACCTATCTCGCCCTGCACATGGTGAGCAGACATTTTGGATATGGTGATGATATTTTCAAAGGATTGAGCTTAATAAAGGAAAAAGCGGATACGCATTTTCATATGATCTTTCCTTCCACACACCCGTATTATAAAGATCTACCGGGATTGTCCGTGTTGATAGGAGGGATGTGGGTGAATAATTTAAACTACTGGGGATGTAACCAGTATATTATACAGCGTACGCTGGGTGCGGATCTGAAAACAGCGCGCAGCGGTATCCTGTTTGCAGCGTTCCTGAAATTACTGATCCCTGTTATTGCTGTACTGCCGGGCATTGCAGCATATGTATTATACCAGAATGGGGTATTTGGTGCAGAACTGCATGATGCGGCAGGTGCATTAAAACCGGATCAGGCGTATCCTACATTATTGAATTTATTACCGGCAGGTCTGAAAGGGCTGGCATTTGCCGCGCTCACAGCTGCTGTAGTGGCGTCTCTGGCGGGTAAGGCAAATAGTATTTCTACGATCTTCTCACTGGATATCTATCATAAGTTCTTCAAAAAAGATGCGACGGAGAAAGAGCTGGTAAAAGTAGGTCGTTATGTAGTAGTTGTTGCCATGCTCATAGCTGCGATGGTAGCACCAGCACTACGTACACTGGATCAGGCATACCAGTTTATACAGGAGTATGTAGGTTTCATTGCACCTGGTGTACTAGCCATCTTCCTCTTAGGGTTGTACTGGAAAAGAACAACTACAAGAGCTGCCATGGCGGGTGCCTTGCTCACAATTCCATTATCAGCTTTGCTCAAGTTCCTGCCGGTATGGACAGGCGGGGCCTTCCCTGATTTTCCGTTTTTGGATAGAATGAGTATTGTGTTTGGGTTGCTGATAGTAATTATGCTGATCCTGACTTATACAGAGGAAAACAGTAAATACCAGCAGCCGGTGATAATAGTAGATAAGAAATTGTTCAAGGCATCCCCTGCATTTGTAGTGGGGTCCGTTATTATAATGGGTATCCTCACAGCTTTGTATACGGTTTTCTGGTAA
- a CDS encoding inositol oxygenase family protein, whose product MKAHNFSGEELHPLQSIEQWEDDVLLRYPDAGEPAKAKEEFRNYENPGRDTVRDFYRLNHTYQTYEFVQQKRADFLRFNRKEMPVWGAMEFLNTLVDDSDPDIDLDQLQHLLQTAEAIRADGHPDWFVLTGFIHDMGKVLCLFGEAQWAVVGDTFPVGCAFSDKIVYPEFFALNPDTRDERYNSKYGIYSPHCGLDNVSMSWGHDEYLYQMTKNYLPEPALYMIRYHSFYSQHREHAYEHLMTNHDKEMFEWVKKFNPYDLYSKSPKPPVISELKPYYEDLIAKYLPATIRL is encoded by the coding sequence ATGAAAGCACATAATTTCTCCGGTGAGGAATTACACCCACTGCAGAGCATAGAACAATGGGAAGATGATGTACTCCTGCGCTACCCGGATGCCGGTGAACCAGCCAAAGCCAAAGAAGAGTTTCGTAATTATGAAAACCCTGGCAGAGACACTGTTCGGGATTTTTACCGCCTTAATCATACCTATCAGACTTATGAGTTTGTGCAGCAGAAGAGGGCAGATTTCCTCCGTTTCAACAGAAAAGAAATGCCTGTATGGGGCGCCATGGAATTCCTGAACACTTTAGTGGACGATTCAGATCCTGACATTGACCTTGACCAGCTGCAACACCTGTTGCAAACCGCAGAGGCGATCCGTGCAGACGGTCACCCTGACTGGTTTGTGCTCACTGGTTTTATCCATGACATGGGCAAAGTATTGTGCCTGTTCGGCGAAGCCCAATGGGCGGTAGTAGGAGATACCTTTCCTGTAGGATGTGCTTTCTCTGATAAGATTGTCTATCCGGAATTTTTCGCACTTAACCCTGATACGAGAGACGAGCGTTATAATTCCAAATATGGTATTTACAGCCCGCACTGCGGTCTGGATAATGTATCCATGAGCTGGGGCCATGATGAATACCTGTACCAGATGACGAAGAATTACCTGCCGGAACCGGCCCTGTACATGATCCGTTATCACTCATTCTATTCACAACACAGGGAACATGCCTACGAGCACCTCATGACCAATCATGATAAAGAAATGTTTGAGTGGGTGAAGAAATTCAATCCATATGATCTGTATAGCAAGAGTCCAAAACCACCGGTTATTTCCGAATTAAAGCCTTATTATGAAGATTTGATTGCGAAGTACCTGCCAGCTACTATTCGCCTGTAA
- a CDS encoding OmpH family outer membrane protein, with amino-acid sequence MRKIFTLVILLLIFSSTSFAQAKIAYVNMQQLVISMPEAQKAYDSLQRYQQALLKDGQALVVAYQARANEFDSLQEKMSPAIREVRLRELEQSKNNIEEYRQKMEQQLSDREAKLTAPILAKAKKAISDLAAEKGYVCVLDNSKDIVITATCEDLLPAAKQKLGIK; translated from the coding sequence ATGCGCAAAATTTTTACGCTCGTTATCCTGTTGCTCATTTTTTCTTCTACATCATTTGCACAGGCGAAAATTGCCTATGTAAATATGCAACAATTAGTTATCAGTATGCCGGAAGCTCAGAAAGCATATGATTCACTGCAACGGTATCAACAGGCATTACTGAAAGATGGACAGGCATTGGTTGTTGCGTACCAGGCGAGAGCCAATGAATTTGACAGTTTGCAGGAGAAAATGAGCCCTGCTATCAGGGAAGTGAGATTGAGAGAGCTGGAACAATCTAAAAACAACATTGAAGAATACCGGCAAAAGATGGAGCAGCAGCTTTCGGACCGGGAGGCAAAATTGACGGCTCCGATTCTGGCCAAAGCGAAGAAAGCCATCTCTGACCTGGCAGCAGAGAAAGGTTATGTATGTGTACTCGATAATTCAAAAGATATTGTAATTACGGCTACCTGCGAAGATCTTTTGCCGGCAGCCAAACAAAAATTAGGCATAAAATAA
- a CDS encoding cytochrome-c peroxidase: protein MKRSILIVGSFIILCSLNSYTVHHFKSEADSLRTLYSKPVAEWPRPDIDSGIHYEEMQALPKENAWADGMKDPEVQLGKLLFFDPRLSRSSQISCSSCHEPDLAWTDGRRISLGNDHLQGTRNTPTLLNVFIYGGSYFWDGRANSLGNQIFGPLSAHHEMDMDTALLPAKLQDIKGYDSLFKTVYKDRVTLSHISTALTAFEKTIRSRKSRFDLFLQGKDSAFTDQEIKGLHVFRTKARCMNCHHGTYLTDKQFHNIGLTYYKRKYEDLGRYEISKDTNDVGRFRTPSLRDVAYTGPYMHNGLFPELEGIVNLYNSGMQIRPRPELENDPMFPKTDVIMRPLKLTLEERNAVVAFLNAVSTRPIHVARPVLPQ, encoded by the coding sequence ATGAAAAGGTCAATTCTGATAGTAGGAAGCTTTATTATTTTATGTTCCCTGAACAGTTATACTGTTCATCATTTTAAGAGCGAAGCAGATTCATTGCGTACCCTGTATAGTAAGCCCGTGGCGGAATGGCCAAGGCCTGATATAGATAGTGGTATACACTATGAAGAGATGCAGGCATTGCCAAAAGAGAATGCCTGGGCAGATGGAATGAAAGATCCGGAAGTGCAATTAGGGAAGTTGTTATTCTTCGATCCACGTTTATCGCGTTCCAGCCAGATCTCCTGTAGTAGTTGTCACGAGCCGGATCTGGCCTGGACAGATGGCCGAAGGATTTCCTTAGGTAATGATCATTTGCAGGGTACACGAAATACACCGACGCTGCTGAATGTATTTATTTACGGTGGTAGTTATTTCTGGGATGGCAGGGCGAATAGCTTAGGCAATCAGATCTTCGGGCCATTGAGTGCGCACCATGAGATGGATATGGATACGGCATTGCTGCCCGCAAAATTGCAGGACATCAAAGGATACGATTCTCTGTTTAAAACGGTATACAAGGATAGGGTAACATTGTCGCATATCAGCACCGCGCTGACGGCATTTGAAAAAACCATTCGCAGCAGGAAGAGTCGGTTTGATTTATTCCTGCAAGGGAAAGATAGTGCCTTTACTGATCAGGAGATCAAAGGACTGCATGTGTTCCGTACCAAGGCACGTTGTATGAATTGTCACCACGGCACCTATCTGACCGATAAGCAGTTTCACAACATTGGTCTTACTTATTACAAGCGTAAATATGAAGACCTGGGCAGGTATGAGATTTCAAAGGATACAAATGATGTAGGCCGTTTCCGTACACCGTCATTGAGAGATGTGGCGTACACAGGTCCTTATATGCATAACGGCCTTTTCCCTGAGTTGGAAGGCATCGTGAATTTATATAACAGCGGTATGCAGATCAGGCCAAGACCAGAGTTGGAAAATGATCCGATGTTCCCGAAAACAGATGTGATCATGCGACCATTGAAGTTAACATTAGAAGAAAGAAATGCAGTAGTAGCCTTCTTAAATGCGGTATCTACGCGACCAATTCATGTAGCAAGGCCAGTTTTACCCCAATAA
- a CDS encoding DUF6850 family outer membrane beta-barrel protein — MKKIILFIISVGYLPVVLAQGQQEIPAMQLAADSTRHLLYQAGKLTPSFIHLLMPSAYNTARLDYGVIAGKFMAAQDATNDKTFRFNTEGKTVIGKTDLWGSFDYQRTSEDSTHFAHQSRNNTSTPYYFGSPANLSYHRVIYTARAGGQRRFFNEHMPVVASIDYRIGNHFSVNDPRGSIRDYQFNMNAGTGYAWRQKLIATIDGYYGYGAEVVNISYKNTTYSESTVYANYVNYMINGYSEPNPKLSDRNYTTRFRRSGGGVSILYKDKVFGTFALTAKRIKEKQFYYYPSSAGFDTLAYYNITKTELHALWSKNKWAAKFDYNTQKGGDYQINYKANNYQYRSKDYTFRAVYTGRIFNYGLQLNNNSEERLDGVTGNHVSYEHYTIQPNIGWNHANKNKDRWGADLALHYTESIHPSIYTTSINVSYFTHQVIQYNYYYNAATTAGGRFSLQYTKHFKGFYAGLKGTIAYTEAIKESALILDGAMKPGKDRTYGNLAIQFYF, encoded by the coding sequence ATGAAAAAAATAATTCTGTTTATTATATCTGTAGGTTATCTTCCTGTTGTCCTTGCCCAGGGACAACAGGAAATTCCTGCTATGCAATTGGCAGCAGATTCCACCAGGCATTTGTTATATCAGGCAGGGAAGCTCACTCCTTCCTTTATTCATCTGCTTATGCCCTCGGCTTATAATACGGCCCGGCTGGATTACGGCGTGATTGCAGGTAAGTTCATGGCAGCACAGGATGCCACAAATGATAAGACCTTCCGCTTTAATACGGAAGGTAAAACTGTGATTGGCAAAACTGATCTATGGGGTTCATTTGACTACCAACGTACGTCTGAGGACAGTACACATTTTGCGCATCAGAGCAGGAACAATACTTCTACCCCTTACTATTTCGGATCACCAGCCAATCTGAGTTATCACAGAGTGATTTATACAGCCCGTGCAGGTGGACAGAGACGTTTCTTCAATGAGCATATGCCGGTAGTAGCCAGTATTGATTACCGCATCGGCAATCACTTTTCTGTGAATGATCCCAGAGGAAGTATCAGGGATTACCAGTTCAATATGAATGCAGGTACCGGGTATGCATGGCGACAAAAGCTAATAGCAACGATAGATGGTTACTATGGCTATGGGGCAGAAGTAGTCAACATTTCATATAAAAATACGACTTATAGCGAAAGCACTGTATATGCGAATTACGTCAACTACATGATCAATGGCTACTCAGAGCCCAATCCAAAATTGTCGGATCGTAATTACACCACCCGCTTCCGCAGAAGTGGCGGTGGTGTATCAATACTATACAAGGATAAAGTATTCGGTACATTTGCCCTGACCGCAAAACGCATCAAAGAAAAACAATTCTATTACTACCCTTCCAGTGCAGGGTTTGATACACTCGCGTATTACAATATAACAAAAACAGAACTACATGCACTGTGGTCTAAAAATAAGTGGGCAGCGAAGTTTGATTACAACACACAAAAGGGCGGCGATTACCAAATCAACTACAAAGCGAACAACTACCAGTACCGTTCAAAGGATTATACCTTCCGTGCGGTATATACAGGTCGTATTTTCAATTATGGACTACAGCTGAATAATAATTCAGAAGAACGTCTGGATGGTGTGACTGGCAATCACGTCAGCTACGAACATTATACTATCCAACCCAATATTGGCTGGAACCATGCCAACAAAAACAAAGATCGCTGGGGTGCCGATCTGGCCCTACACTACACTGAGTCCATTCATCCATCTATTTACACCACCTCCATTAACGTTAGCTATTTCACCCACCAGGTGATACAATACAATTACTATTACAATGCTGCCACTACTGCCGGTGGCCGTTTCTCCTTACAATACACCAAACATTTCAAAGGATTTTACGCAGGTCTGAAAGGTACCATAGCATATACGGAGGCAATCAAAGAAAGTGCACTGATCCTGGATGGAGCCATGAAACCCGGCAAGGATAGGACATACGGAAATCTAGCCATTCAATTTTATTTTTAA
- a CDS encoding DUF4876 domain-containing protein — translation MKKISYLLLLITIATIYSCKKEEAVSTGITPVNLVVNLAYDLDSSGYELPIKGVSVKITNTGTNSMLSTTSNDSGIARFTGIPAGTYDIDASITIDDTTYYQITGTYISSDITFNAAEKNTAIAVGNDVTLNMTLVAGTTGQWVIKQIYYAGSHRTNGALYRDQFFEIYNNSDQVLYADSMYIGQVFGRQSFTNTTYYTLANGQMDWTYSVNMPTDINPNSDYVYTRTLLMIPGNGTTYPVQPGESIVIAQTAMNHKEPWTGSNGTTITVKDPSLTVDLSGADFETYYAPFLSSALSSDVDNISVPNVEVLQYFGSDWILDNNGRDAYVIFKVDGSQVVKNWPQYNFPTISTPSSTATKYYQIPNKYVIDAVEIQPNTAEDRVPKKLGASFDAGYTFAPLGSYSSQSVIRKTLKTVNGRIILKDTNNSTEDFDYFDVANPRGFK, via the coding sequence ATGAAAAAGATCTCTTACTTACTCCTGCTGATCACTATAGCTACAATTTATTCCTGTAAGAAGGAAGAAGCAGTTTCTACTGGCATAACTCCTGTGAACCTCGTCGTAAACCTTGCATATGACCTCGATTCAAGTGGATATGAACTGCCAATAAAAGGGGTGAGTGTAAAAATTACAAACACCGGTACCAACAGTATGCTGAGCACAACTTCCAATGACTCAGGTATTGCACGCTTCACAGGTATTCCTGCAGGTACTTATGATATTGATGCCAGCATTACCATCGATGATACCACTTACTACCAGATCACCGGTACTTATATCAGCAGTGATATCACCTTCAATGCTGCTGAAAAAAATACGGCGATCGCTGTGGGCAATGATGTAACGCTGAATATGACACTCGTAGCTGGTACCACCGGTCAATGGGTGATCAAACAAATTTATTATGCCGGTTCTCACCGTACCAATGGTGCGCTGTACCGCGATCAGTTCTTCGAAATTTATAACAATAGTGACCAGGTATTATATGCTGACAGTATGTACATTGGTCAGGTGTTTGGCAGACAATCATTCACCAACACCACTTACTATACACTTGCAAATGGTCAGATGGACTGGACATATTCTGTAAATATGCCTACAGACATTAATCCTAATAGCGATTACGTATACACCCGTACCCTACTCATGATACCTGGCAATGGTACTACATATCCCGTACAACCAGGTGAAAGCATCGTGATCGCACAAACAGCGATGAACCACAAAGAACCATGGACTGGCTCCAATGGTACTACCATCACAGTAAAAGATCCTTCCCTGACAGTAGATCTAAGCGGTGCTGATTTCGAAACCTACTATGCCCCTTTCCTCAGCAGCGCACTGTCATCTGACGTAGACAATATCAGTGTACCAAATGTGGAAGTATTACAGTATTTCGGTAGTGACTGGATCCTGGATAATAACGGTCGTGATGCGTATGTAATTTTCAAAGTGGATGGCTCACAGGTAGTGAAGAATTGGCCTCAGTACAACTTCCCTACCATCAGCACACCATCATCTACCGCTACAAAGTATTACCAGATTCCAAACAAGTATGTGATCGATGCCGTAGAAATACAGCCAAATACAGCAGAAGACCGTGTGCCTAAAAAACTGGGTGCTTCCTTTGATGCAGGTTATACATTCGCACCACTGGGTTCTTACTCCTCACAGTCAGTGATCCGTAAAACACTGAAAACAGTAAATGGAAGAATTATCTTAAAAGATACCAATAACTCTACTGAAGATTTCGATTACTTCGACGTTGCTAATCCAAGAGGATTTAAATAA